In the Fibrobacter sp. UWR4 genome, one interval contains:
- a CDS encoding polysaccharide biosynthesis/export family protein — protein MKRLSVFICGAVALLVNGCALAPQMRMNVPDDSSEYNGLTVRIHSIDKGEFGATAASAENQTEDFGDLKELIVDSLPSLEYRIGPLDMVQVVVWEHPELTSPMGQYQPAGQKVTTDGTLFYPYAGEIQVAGLTAQELRKEITTRLSNKILNDPQVDVRVTGYNSLRATVTGAVNKPGSISFTEAAMTLPLAVAAAGGFSELADPSGIQLRRGNKVYNINYMDAFSNNLPLDRIVLQPDDQLFIPALSETQKDDKVFVLGEVGRVGVVNLNHGSLSLVEALASAGGLQALYAASSAIYVLRNSGEKQVDIYHLDAKNAMALAMANRFDLNAHDIVYVDASGLATWNRLLTLIKPNVDLLNNASSFVNNINQVNARGW, from the coding sequence ATGAAACGTTTGAGTGTTTTTATTTGTGGTGCTGTAGCCCTTCTCGTGAATGGTTGCGCATTAGCCCCTCAGATGCGTATGAATGTGCCCGATGACTCCTCGGAATATAACGGACTGACCGTTCGTATTCATTCCATTGACAAGGGTGAATTTGGTGCTACTGCTGCAAGTGCAGAAAACCAGACAGAAGACTTTGGCGATCTGAAGGAACTGATCGTGGATTCCCTTCCCTCCCTGGAATACCGTATCGGTCCTCTGGACATGGTTCAGGTGGTTGTCTGGGAACATCCGGAACTGACTTCCCCTATGGGGCAGTACCAGCCGGCTGGTCAGAAGGTGACTACCGATGGTACTCTGTTCTATCCTTATGCTGGTGAAATCCAGGTGGCAGGCCTTACCGCCCAGGAACTTCGCAAGGAAATTACCACTCGACTTTCCAACAAGATCCTCAATGATCCGCAGGTGGACGTTCGCGTGACTGGCTACAACAGTCTTCGCGCTACGGTGACCGGCGCCGTTAATAAGCCGGGCTCCATTTCTTTCACTGAAGCCGCCATGACCTTGCCTCTGGCAGTGGCTGCTGCAGGTGGTTTCTCCGAACTTGCCGATCCGTCCGGCATCCAGCTCCGCCGTGGCAATAAGGTATACAACATCAACTACATGGATGCCTTCAGTAACAATCTTCCCCTGGACCGCATTGTCCTTCAGCCGGATGACCAGCTGTTCATTCCGGCCCTTTCTGAAACCCAGAAGGATGACAAGGTTTTTGTTCTTGGCGAAGTGGGACGCGTCGGTGTCGTGAATCTGAACCATGGTTCCCTCTCTCTAGTTGAAGCTCTGGCTTCTGCTGGAGGCCTCCAGGCTCTGTATGCAGCCTCCAGCGCCATTTATGTTCTCCGTAACTCCGGCGAAAAGCAGGTGGATATCTATCACCTGGATGCAAAGAACGCTATGGCACTTGCTATGGCGAATCGTTTTGACTTAAACGCTCATGACATTGTATATGTAGATGCTTCTGGCCTTGCTACCTGGAACCGTCTCCTGACTTTGATCAAGCCTAATGTTGACCTTCTCAACAATGCATCTTCCTTTGTTAATAACATTAACCAGGTTAATGCTCGCGGTTGGTAA
- a CDS encoding sugar phosphate nucleotidyltransferase, which yields MINLILCGGNGTRLWPVSRSLMPKQFAPLFDGQSLFRKTVVTNSAVCDCQFIVSNADQFFLAKDQLEAEGKKGSKFLLEPVGRNTAPAIALAC from the coding sequence ATGATTAACTTAATTCTCTGTGGTGGTAACGGTACTCGCCTTTGGCCTGTGAGCCGTTCCCTGATGCCCAAGCAGTTCGCTCCGCTTTTTGACGGACAGTCCCTGTTCCGCAAGACTGTGGTGACCAATTCCGCGGTTTGTGATTGCCAGTTTATCGTTTCCAACGCTGACCAGTTCTTCCTGGCAAAGGACCAGCTGGAAGCCGAAGGCAAGAAGGGCAGCAAGTTCCTCCTGGAACCGGTGGGCCGCAATACTGCTCCCGCAATCGCTCTCGCATGCTT